Proteins from a genomic interval of Rosa chinensis cultivar Old Blush chromosome 2, RchiOBHm-V2, whole genome shotgun sequence:
- the LOC121051397 gene encoding uncharacterized protein LOC121051397, which produces MAEAVPQASIDINYVAELVPVRLTRENYLIWKSTFIPVLKTYSLFNIIQGTEQCPSKDNICRILISKTLSEATLPYITKCEGSSARDLWLYLEKEIGEAAKSKVRWLRTRMQTLKYGLTSCPSDYFESAEQIADKLAVAGCPVSNSELVAYIFDGLPWVYKVFVTWTRKWKDVDHMSLEELHDLLVRDEYEYAVEGAVGVACLWLIIRLCRSKGK; this is translated from the coding sequence ATGGCTGAAGCGGTTCCACAAGCTTCCATCGACATCAACTATGTCGCAGAGCTTGTGCCAGTCAGACTCACCAGAGAAAACTATCTCATCTGGAAATCTACGTTCATCCCGGTTCTTAAAACCTACAGCCTCTTCAACATCATCCAAGGAACAGAGCAGTGTCCAAGCAAGGACAACATATGCCGGATACTGATCAGCAAAACCCTATCCGAGGCCACTCTACCATACATAACAAAATGTGAAGGCTCAAGCGCCCGGGACCTGTGGCTATACTTGGAAAAAGAAATCGGTGAAGCTGCAAAGTCTAAGGTGAGGTGGCTCAGGACTCGCATGCAAACACTCAAGTATGGTTTAACCTCATGTCCGTCGGATTACTTTGAATCCGCCGAGCAGATTGCTGATAAACTCGCGGTGGCGGGGTGTCCGGTCAGTAACAGTGAGCTTGTTGCTTATATTTTTGACGGACTTCCCTGGGTTTATAAGGTCTTTGTTACATGGACTCGTAAATGGAAGGATGTAGATCATATGAGTCTAGAAGAGTTGCATGACTTGCTAGTGAGGGATGAATATGAATATGCCGTTGAGGGCGCTGTTGGAGTAGCTTGTCTGTGGCTCATTATTCGCCTTTGCAGGTCAAAAGGCAAATGA